From the Anopheles coustani chromosome X, idAnoCousDA_361_x.2, whole genome shotgun sequence genome, one window contains:
- the LOC131269054 gene encoding acetylcholine receptor subunit beta-like 1, translating to MRPSVLIVSVLLVLLQYLGKGSCSEDEERLVRDLFRGYNKLIRPVQNMTQKVDVRFGLAFVQLINVNEKNQIMKSNVWLRLVWSDYQLQWDEADYGGIGVLRLPPDKVWKPDIVLFNNADGNYEVRYKSNVLIYPNGEVLWVPPAIYQSSCTIDVTYFPFDQQTCIMKFGSWTFNGDQVSLALYNNKNFVDLSDYWKSGTWDIIEVPAYLNVYEGNPTETDITFYIIIRRKTLFYTVNLILPTVLISFLCVLVFYLPAEAGEKVTLGISILLSLVVFLLLVSKILPPTSLVLPLIAKYLLFTFIMNTVSILVTVIIINWNFRGPRTHRMPMWIRSVFLHYLPAMLLMKRPRKTRLRWMMEMPGMSVPPQPHTHPSYGSPAEIPKHISALGAKQSKMEVMELSDLHHPNCKMNRKLNSGDLGIGADSCRRESESSDSILLSPEASKATEAVEFIAEHLRNEDLYIQTREDWKYVAMVIDRLQLYIFFIVTTAGTVGILMDAPHIFEYVDQDRIIEIYRGK from the exons ATGCGTCCCAGCGTCCTGATCGTGTCGGTGCTGTTGGTGCTACTCCAGTACCTCGGTAAAG GTTCCTGTTCCGAAGATGAGGAACGTCTGGTGCGGGATCTGTTCCGTGGCTACAATAAGCTCATCCGACCCGTACAAAACATGACACAGAAGGTGGATGTGCGGTTCGGGTTGGCTTTCGTCCAGCTGATCAACGTG AATGAGAAAAATCAGATCATGAAATCGAACGTATGGCTGCGGTTGGTGTGGAGCGACTACCAGCTACAGTGGGACGAAGCCGACTATGGTGGCATAGGCGTGCTTCGTCTACCACCCGATAAGGTTTGGAAGCCGGACATCGTACTGTTCAATAA CGCCGACGGTAACTACGAGGTGCGCTACAAATCGAACGTGCTGATCTATCCGAACGGTGAAGTACTCTGGGTTCCGCCAGCCATCTATCAAAGCTCGTGCACGATCGACGTCACCTACTTCCCGTTCGACCAGCAGACCTGCATCATGAAGTTTGGGTCGTGGACGTTCAACGGTGACCAGGTGTCGCTTGCGctatacaacaacaaaaacttcgTTGATCTGTCCGACTATTGGAAATCGGGTACGTGGGACATCATCGAGGTGCCCGCCTACCTGAACGTGTACGAAGGCAACCCGACCGAAACGGACATCACCTTCTACATCATCATCCGCCGGAAGACGCTGTTCTACACGGTCAACTTGATTCTGCCAACGGTGCTGATTTCGTTTCTGTGCGTACTTGTCTTCTACCTGCCAGCCGAAGCTGGCGAGAAAGTGACGCTTGGCATCAGTATTCTGCTGTCACTGGTTGTGTTTCTGCTGCTCGTGTCGAAGATTCTACCGCCAACCTCGCTGGTGCTGCCACTGATCGCCAAGTACCTGCTGTTCACCTTCATCATGAACACGGTCTCAATCCTGGTGACGGTGATCATCATCAACTGGAACTTCCGGGGACCGCGCACACATCGGATGCCCATGTGGATCCGATCGGTCTTCCTGCACTATCTGCCGgcgatgctgctgatgaagcGTCCGCGCAAAACGCGTCTCCGCTGGATGATGGAGATGCCGGGCATGAGCGTTCCACCGCAACCGCACACTCACCCGTCGTATGGTTCGCCAGCCGAGATACCGAAGCACATCAGCGCGCTCGGCGCAAAGCAGTCCAAGATGGAGGTGATGGAGCTGTCCGACCTACACCATCCGAACTGTAAGATGAACCGCAAGCTGAACAGCGGTGATCTCGGCATCGGCGCCGACAGCTGCCGTCGGGAGAGCGAGAGCTCCGACTCAATTCTGCTGTCGCCGGAGGCGAGCAAGGCCACCGAGGCGGTCGAGTTCATCGCCGAGCATCTGCGCAACGAGGATCTGTACATCCAG ACTCGCGAGGACTGGAAGTATGTGGCGATGGTTATCGATCGGCTACAGCTGTACATCTTCTTCATAGTAACAACGGCGGGAACGGTCGGCATCCTGATGGACGCACCGCACATCTTCGAGTACGTCGATCAGGATCGTATCATCGAAATCTACCGcggaaaataa
- the LOC131269056 gene encoding receptor-binding cancer antigen expressed on SiSo cells has protein sequence MITELVMNRVRQLFLALIGVLKRAMCCFSRRRKLSLGECEVLNTVSVDRDQGRFKNVPEKDWNSWDDSPKTVEEHIERYRETLAQVPSPVEPKAEMDYFQDMAPQISSQPKICIATDTEPSDFSRLTAKIDIPVVNELEDWNEGDRHGWDDADETTTKQLIRETRKELRAQRYHNRHQPEASYT, from the exons ATGATAACGGAGCTGGTGATGAACCGGGTCCGGCAACTGTTCCTGGCGCTGATCGGCGTGCTAAAGCGTGCGATGTGCTGCTTTTCGCGCCGCCGGAAACTGTCGCTGGGTGAATGCGAGGTGCTAAACACAGTCAGCGTCGACCGGGACCAAGGGCGTTTCAAGAACGTACCGGAGAAGGACTGGAACTCGTGGGACGATTCGCCCAAGACTGTCGAGGAACACATAGAGCGGTACCGGGAAACGCTGGCCCAGGTCCCGTCACCGGTGGAACCAAAGGCAGAGATGGACTACTTTCAGGATATGGCTCCGCAGATCTCGTCGCAGCCAAAGATCTGCATTGCTACCGACACCGAGCCGAGCGATTTCAGCAGGTTAACGGCGAAAATCGACATTCCGGTCGTG AATGAACTTGAGGATTGGAACGAGGGTGATAGGCACGGCTGGGACGATGCGGATGAAACGACGACCAAACAGTTAATAAGGGAAACTAGGAAAGAGCTACGAGCGCAGCGATACCATAATCGCCACCAGCCGGAAGCGTCCTACACATGA